In one Halictus rubicundus isolate RS-2024b chromosome 14, iyHalRubi1_principal, whole genome shotgun sequence genomic region, the following are encoded:
- the LOC143360887 gene encoding uncharacterized protein LOC143360887, with translation MKALLILAALIASVTAAPRQRREVVWGGYGGHGGYGGHLGYAHGAHGVALAGPALGPTSVAGPHVGSSVLAAPSIGPARLSGSVAGPVHVSGAVAGSAVVTASVAGPAHVEGYGGPYDGPSGLAYAGPGYGYAGYPGYAGYAGHGAVLAGPASHGAVLAGPASHGAVLSGPHAGSAAVSGPNAGSVVIAGPSGKITAHGTGHGGIHTGHW, from the exons ATGAAGGCTCTC CTGATTCTGGCAGCCCTGATCGCCTCAGTGACAGCTGCCCCTCGTCAACGTCGAGAAGTCGTTTGGGGTGGTTATGGTGGTCACGGAGGCTACGGTGGTCATCTGGGATATGCCCATGGGGCTCATGGGGTAGCACTAGCTGGCCCAGCTTTGGGACCAACCAGTGTAGCTGGTCCTCATGTAGGATCGTCTGTGTTGGCTGCACCTTCGATAGGACCAGCCAGGTTGTCTGGATCTGTTGCTGGCCCGGTGCATGTTTCCGGTGCAGTTGCTGGCTCTGCAGTTGTTACTGCATCCGTTGCTGGTCCTGCTCATGTTGAGGGCTATGGTGGACCCTACGACGGACCGAGTG GATTAGCCTACGCAGGACCAGGATACGGTTACGCAGGCTATCCAGGATACGCAGGATACGCAGGCCATGGTG CGGTTCTAGCTGGTCCAGCGTCCCATGGAGCGGTTCTAGCAGGCCCAGCGTCCCATGGTGCAGTTCTTTCCGGCCCCCATGCAGGAAGCGCAGCAGTTTCCGGTCCCAACGCTGGTTCCGTGGTGATAGCTGGCCCCTCTGGGAAAATCACTGCCCATGGGACTGGCCATGGTGGAATCCACACTGGCCATTGGTAG
- the Apd-3l gene encoding apidermin 3 like, with the protein MKAFIVFACLAVTTVHAGIAHGGIGLGGIGLGGHGGGIGGGIGLGIGSGASLTGGLTAGASSASSLQGGASSLGSGGLGASYAAGAASAAGAAGVQQIVSGGVIGGRADIGPAEGPKANVGPQTGPSDLVGPQEGAKNVGGPRTGPAALVGPATGPFTSVGASAGTSTLVGASQGRANLIGPSVGGVAFYAGSGNVNGDDGSSGSAAAAAPAGLGAAGLGGAGLALGGAGAIAVLGGGGAGIGGGLGGHDGGVAVINGPSGAIHAGLGSHGAIIPGVLGKY; encoded by the exons ATTGTGTTCGCCTGCTTGGCAGTAACGACGGTGCACGCCGGAATCGCCCACGGCGGCATTGGTCTTGGAGGTATTGGTCTTGGAGGTCACGGAGGAGGAATCGGCGGCGGAATTGGATTGGGCATCGGTAGCGGTGCTAGTCTTACCGGAGGTCTTACAGCGGGAGCGAGCAGTGCGTCGTCTCTTCAAGGTGGTGCGTCCTCCTTGGGATCCGGTGGTCTTGGTGCCAGCTATGCTGCTGGTGCTGCGTCGGCGGCTGGAGCTGCTGGTGTTCAACAGATTGTCTCTGGTG GAGTGATCGGAGGCAGGGCTGACATTGGACCCGCTGAAGGCCCCAAGGCTAACGTTGGACCCCAGACCGGCCCCTCTGACCTCGTTGGACCCCAAGAAGGTGCCAAGAACGTAGGTGGACCTCGTACCGGACCTGCTGCTCTCGTTGGACCCGCCACCGGACCATTCACCAGCGTAGGTGCCTCTGCTGGAACCTCCACCCTTGTCGGAGCATCCCAAGGACGAGCTAACCTGATAGGACCCTCCGTTGGTGGTGTTGCCTTTTACGCTGGCAGTGGAAACGTCAACGGTGATGATGGAAGCTCTGGCTCTGCTGCCGCTGCTGCGCCCGCTGGTCTCGGAGCTGCTGGTCTCGGAGGTGCTGGTCTCGCTCTCGGTGGTGCTG GTGCCATCGCTGTTTTGGGTGGTGGTGGTGCCGGTATTGGTGGTGGACTCGGCGGACACGACGGTGGTGTTGCTGTGATCAACGGACCGTCTGGCGCTATCCACGCCGGTCTCGGCTCCCACGGAGCTATCATCCCCGGGGTACTCGGCAAGTACTAG